One window of the Deltaproteobacteria bacterium genome contains the following:
- a CDS encoding 4-hydroxy-3-methylbut-2-en-1-yl diphosphate synthase — MKSNLSNIVRARRATRVIHVGDVAIGGDYPIAVQSMSNTDTRDVTGTVAQIHRLQEVGCEIIRVAVPDIAAAQAISKIKKSISIPVIADIHFDWRLAVASIEAGADCIRINPGNIGSWKRLARVVEKVKEYGISMRVGVNAGSLEKDIRKKFGGPIPEALVESALRNIGLIVDMGCESIKISIKSSDVLDTVDAYRRLSRETDFPLHLGVTEAGGLIPGTVKSSIALAALLMDGIGDTMRVSLTRDPAEEVRVAYEILRALRIRQRGPEIISCPTCGRCEIDLFSLASEVERRAQRIPYPLKLAVMGCIVNGPGEAREADIGLAGGKGVGLIFKGDRLLKKVPEQELLETFWEEVEQLAEIERRKVEDRENQ, encoded by the coding sequence ATGAAATCTAATCTTTCTAACATAGTCCGGGCGCGCAGAGCTACCCGCGTCATTCATGTCGGGGATGTGGCCATCGGCGGCGATTATCCCATTGCGGTTCAGTCTATGAGCAACACGGATACAAGGGATGTCACCGGCACTGTCGCACAGATTCACCGCCTGCAGGAAGTCGGGTGCGAGATTATAAGGGTGGCAGTGCCTGATATTGCTGCTGCTCAGGCAATTTCTAAGATTAAAAAATCAATTTCCATACCCGTTATTGCAGATATACACTTTGATTGGCGTCTGGCTGTGGCCTCGATCGAAGCCGGTGCCGACTGCATAAGGATTAATCCCGGAAATATCGGAAGCTGGAAGAGGCTGGCACGAGTAGTAGAAAAGGTCAAAGAATACGGGATATCCATGAGGGTGGGGGTCAATGCGGGTTCCCTTGAAAAGGACATCAGGAAAAAATTCGGCGGCCCAATACCTGAAGCCCTGGTGGAAAGCGCGCTCAGAAATATCGGCCTTATAGTTGATATGGGCTGCGAGTCCATCAAGATCTCCATAAAATCTTCGGACGTCCTTGATACAGTGGATGCTTACCGTCGTTTGTCCCGGGAGACGGATTTTCCTCTGCATCTTGGTGTAACCGAAGCAGGAGGGCTTATCCCCGGAACCGTCAAGAGCAGTATCGCCCTTGCAGCCCTTCTCATGGATGGTATAGGCGATACTATGAGGGTTTCGCTGACCAGAGATCCTGCAGAAGAGGTCCGGGTCGCATACGAGATCCTTCGGGCACTGAGAATAAGACAGCGTGGTCCGGAAATAATTTCATGTCCCACGTGCGGGCGATGTGAAATAGACCTCTTTTCTCTGGCTTCCGAGGTAGAACGCAGGGCGCAACGGATTCCGTATCCATTGAAGCTGGCTGTAATGGGATGCATAGTAAACGGACCCGGAGAAGCCAGGGAAGCAGATATCGGCCTTGCCGGCGGAAAGGGCGTCGGCCTTATCTTTAAAGGAGATCGCCTCTTGAAAAAGGTACCTGAGCAGGAACTGCTGGAAACGTTTTGGGAAGAGGTAGAACAGTTGGCGGAGATCGAAAGACGTAAGGTCGAAGATAGGGAAAATCAGTAA
- a CDS encoding response regulator, producing the protein MEKIKKRLLVIEDDQKILSVLKDYLTYFGYDVVTASDGLQGLEEIKKDYDLVITDISMPYVSGIGIISVFKQNHPDTPIIAITGYGYHPEKLPHGKKADHVIHKPFKMQELRETIENLI; encoded by the coding sequence ATGGAAAAAATCAAAAAACGCCTGCTCGTTATCGAAGATGACCAGAAAATCCTTAGCGTACTAAAGGATTATCTGACTTATTTTGGCTATGATGTTGTTACAGCTAGTGACGGGCTGCAGGGCTTGGAGGAGATCAAGAAAGACTATGACCTCGTAATAACTGACATAAGCATGCCTTATGTGAGCGGCATAGGGATCATCTCCGTTTTCAAACAAAATCATCCTGACACGCCTATAATTGCCATTACCGGTTACGGATACCACCCTGAAAAACTACCTCATGGGAAGAAGGCCGACCACGTTATTCACAAGCCTTTTAAAATGCAAGAGCTGAGAGAAACGATAGAAAATTTAATCTGA
- a CDS encoding YihY/virulence factor BrkB family protein, with product MNDKENTDSPENQHEQGSLSSRFRRACGSLAAWIWSGPEPDGQRWLKSLKIAMRIHLIVFQEFQRDLITLRASALTYTVVLSLVPMLALGTAVLKGLGAGGQMREAAYKFIDQLELTVTPAEESGEQITSTAGPAPAQQTDKERSAAAEPVPKDLAVHLRRAVDQVFDYVDRTNFATLGAFGILGLVIAAIFVMSSIEQAMNVIWQAESSRPIGRKIMDYLALMILLPVSINTVMATMATLHSHALLIRLQGVMPATWLGPFLLNMVPIVLLVATFTILYRFLPNAKVKIFPALAGGVCGGLGWLLIQVIYIKLQIGVARYNAIYGSFATLPLFLVWMQMGWVVFLAGAEMAFAVQVWRSYPRKGAIPDPSTRLALAFDIMETTLADFSERRVTDLTGLARRLRQPDACVAGVIETLLSKGLLREVDGEKDRFVPAAPAEEINPAEIIDLICGTEVPSSPGGRMAEECLKAARSFLAGKKMIYRKR from the coding sequence ATGAACGATAAAGAAAACACAGACAGTCCGGAAAACCAGCATGAACAAGGTAGTCTTTCGAGCCGGTTCCGCCGGGCTTGTGGATCACTGGCAGCCTGGATATGGTCAGGGCCTGAACCTGACGGGCAAAGATGGCTGAAGTCACTGAAGATAGCCATGCGGATTCATCTTATAGTATTCCAGGAATTCCAGCGTGACCTCATAACCCTCAGGGCCAGTGCCCTGACCTATACGGTGGTCCTGTCTCTGGTCCCCATGCTCGCTTTGGGTACCGCTGTCTTAAAGGGCCTGGGCGCCGGAGGCCAGATGCGTGAGGCCGCTTATAAGTTTATTGACCAGCTTGAGCTGACCGTAACCCCTGCCGAAGAAAGTGGGGAACAAATCACATCGACTGCCGGCCCTGCTCCTGCCCAACAGACTGATAAGGAAAGATCAGCAGCGGCAGAACCGGTCCCAAAGGACCTTGCTGTCCACCTCCGGAGGGCAGTGGACCAGGTCTTTGATTATGTGGATCGCACCAACTTCGCCACATTGGGTGCCTTTGGGATTCTGGGGCTTGTAATTGCAGCAATTTTCGTCATGAGCAGCATCGAGCAGGCCATGAATGTCATCTGGCAGGCAGAGAGCAGCCGGCCAATCGGCCGGAAGATAATGGACTATTTGGCCCTTATGATCCTGTTGCCTGTAAGCATAAATACGGTCATGGCCACAATGGCGACTCTTCATAGCCATGCCCTTCTGATCAGGCTTCAGGGCGTGATGCCGGCAACATGGCTGGGGCCTTTCCTCCTTAACATGGTACCGATAGTCCTGTTGGTAGCCACTTTTACTATATTGTACAGATTTCTTCCGAATGCCAAGGTAAAGATTTTCCCGGCCCTGGCAGGCGGAGTCTGCGGCGGGCTGGGCTGGCTCCTGATACAGGTCATCTACATAAAGCTTCAGATAGGTGTGGCTCGTTATAACGCCATCTACGGCTCCTTTGCCACCTTGCCGCTCTTCCTGGTCTGGATGCAGATGGGCTGGGTGGTCTTTCTGGCAGGTGCGGAAATGGCCTTTGCAGTTCAGGTATGGCGTAGTTATCCCCGCAAAGGCGCCATACCGGATCCGAGCACCCGGCTGGCCCTTGCCTTTGACATCATGGAGACAACCCTGGCGGACTTCAGCGAAAGGAGGGTTACAGATCTGACCGGCCTTGCTCGGCGTCTCAGGCAACCGGATGCCTGTGTTGCAGGCGTGATTGAAACTCTCTTAAGTAAAGGTCTGTTAAGGGAAGTTGATGGGGAAAAAGATCGATTCGTGCCAGCAGCACCGGCTGAAGAAATCAATCCTGCGGAAATTATCGATCTGATATGCGGCACGGAAGTACCGTCTTCTCCAGGAGGCCGCATGGCTGAGGAGTGCCTGAAAGCGGCAAGGTCCTTTCTGGCCGGGAAAAAAATGATATACAGAAAACGATGA
- a CDS encoding HAD family phosphatase: protein MPESGKVLSGREKNDIQKTMTRSVLFDMDGVILDSMSYHVRAWQEALSEHGFSVSTELLYLHEGAIEPDTAAAIFNDSGRSVDADMFRDILDRQMQIFAASYQSMVKPFPEVPQMLERLRKAGWQLALVTSSHAEILNKVLPSEIRSCMDHIVTGDQVNKRKPFPDPFLTALSALGQGPEACFAVENSPAGIMAAKAAGLHCVALTTTLSEEHLSGADIVLNSHAELIDYINRVE, encoded by the coding sequence GTGCCTGAAAGCGGCAAGGTCCTTTCTGGCCGGGAAAAAAATGATATACAGAAAACGATGACCAGATCCGTATTGTTCGACATGGACGGGGTAATACTTGACAGCATGTCATATCATGTAAGGGCCTGGCAGGAGGCCCTGTCCGAGCACGGGTTTTCAGTATCTACTGAGCTACTTTATCTCCACGAGGGCGCAATTGAGCCGGATACGGCCGCGGCGATCTTTAATGACAGCGGGCGTTCTGTAGACGCCGACATGTTCCGTGATATACTGGATCGCCAGATGCAGATATTCGCTGCCAGTTACCAGTCTATGGTCAAGCCGTTTCCTGAGGTGCCGCAGATGCTGGAGCGGCTCCGCAAAGCAGGGTGGCAACTTGCCCTGGTTACAAGTTCTCATGCGGAAATCCTCAATAAGGTCCTGCCATCCGAGATCAGGAGTTGTATGGACCATATTGTCACCGGAGATCAGGTTAACAAGAGAAAACCATTCCCGGATCCATTTCTGACCGCCCTTTCAGCTCTTGGGCAGGGGCCGGAGGCATGCTTTGCGGTGGAAAACTCCCCTGCCGGTATTATGGCCGCCAAGGCCGCGGGCCTTCACTGTGTTGCACTCACCACAACCCTTTCTGAAGAGCACCTGTCTGGTGCGGACATAGTGCTTAACTCTCATGCCGAGCTTATTGATTATATCAATAGGGTGGAATAG
- a CDS encoding rhomboid family intramembrane serine protease, translated as MNEHDKAGAGPPGLCDYSALAEKYLHRPVSEAQAEIWSLVLTARDVPHKILQSLQGYRIAVPPDHVNLAVVELEEYESENREWPLALEVTPWYPNARSTFWIILILTAVFSASFSDDWRGRLIAIGSGNVDSILHDGQWWRLVTALTLHADPPHLLGNMMIGGLMMVCLCSLLGTGLGWGIALLSGVSGNLINALVHGEAHNSIGSSTAIFGALGAIMALQTLGARRLSLRNSIIPIGAGLALLGFLDTHGKHTDLGAHLFGFISGMILGLSAGQLLKASALPCLRTDHAIGMITCLVPILAWLIAFRY; from the coding sequence ATGAACGAACATGATAAAGCCGGCGCCGGGCCTCCGGGCCTGTGTGATTATTCGGCCTTAGCGGAAAAATATCTGCACAGACCTGTGTCAGAGGCCCAGGCAGAAATATGGTCGCTGGTGCTCACTGCCCGTGATGTCCCTCACAAGATCCTTCAATCACTACAGGGGTACAGGATAGCAGTCCCTCCGGATCATGTAAATCTGGCTGTTGTAGAGCTTGAGGAATATGAAAGCGAGAACCGGGAATGGCCTTTGGCGCTTGAAGTTACTCCATGGTATCCGAATGCACGATCCACCTTTTGGATCATACTTATACTGACTGCCGTTTTCAGCGCTTCTTTTTCAGATGACTGGAGAGGGCGATTGATTGCAATTGGCAGCGGCAACGTGGACAGCATCCTTCATGACGGCCAGTGGTGGCGCCTGGTTACTGCCCTGACATTGCATGCAGACCCTCCTCATCTGCTTGGAAACATGATGATTGGGGGTTTAATGATGGTCTGCCTCTGCAGCCTTCTGGGTACCGGCCTGGGGTGGGGGATCGCCCTCCTGTCAGGTGTATCCGGCAACTTGATTAACGCCCTGGTTCACGGGGAGGCCCACAATTCAATCGGGTCTTCTACAGCCATTTTCGGTGCATTGGGTGCGATAATGGCGCTTCAGACACTCGGCGCACGGCGCCTTTCTCTCAGAAATAGCATAATTCCAATCGGGGCCGGCCTTGCACTTCTGGGGTTTCTGGACACCCATGGCAAGCACACGGATCTCGGGGCACACCTCTTCGGCTTCATATCAGGCATGATCCTGGGGCTGTCCGCAGGACAGCTATTGAAGGCCTCGGCCCTTCCCTGTCTCAGAACCGATCATGCTATAGGAATGATCACGTGCCTTGTGCCGATCCTGGCATGGCTGATAGCATTCCGATATTAA
- a CDS encoding isoleucine--tRNA ligase, whose product MDYKKTLSLPRTRFPMKANLAQREPEILRRWKAMDLYGQMRDQGKGRPLFILHDGPPYANGRIHLGHAINKVLKDIIVKSYHMMGFDTPYVPGWDCHGLPIEHNVEKDLGSKRFEMSKLAVRKACRKYAERFVRIQKEEFSRLGVLGDWDNPYLTMSHDYEASICREFCRIFMDGRIFKSKKPVYWCPGCMTALAEAEVEYAPHRSPSITVRFAAGDSLNQWLKERFGMLAGPAFALIWTTTPWTLPANMAVALHPDYDYVVAEVRVGGKKEVWILAEGRLLSTLLAAGLEQKDARVLGTFRGGDIEGMHVKHPFLEKEGLLIVATYVTLDTGTGCVHTAPGHGADDYESGIRYGLDIYSPVDDHGRFTSEVKEFEGEDIFNANDRIVEMLRDKGSLVAHETIEHSYPHCWRCKKPVIFRATAQWFISMDAGALREEALRAIETVRWIPDWGKERIYGMVETRPDWCISRQRAWGVPITVIICEDCEGPVMDQAIADRIVEIFEKEGSDTWFARQAEEFLPPGAACPKCGGTRVRKETDILDVWFDSGVSHAAVLETRKGLSSPAALYLEGSDQHRGWFQSSLLTSVATRHQAPYKAVLTHGFVVDGEGKKMSKSVGNVIPPADVIKKYGAEVLRLWVSAEDYRDDIKISNEILQRLTEAYRKIRNTIRYLLSNLSDFDPEKHSLDFDRMEVLDRWALVRLGEITTRVRHAYKEFKFHVVFRQIQQFCTVDLSALYLDILKDRLYCEYPEGRIRRSAQTAIYRIVHDVLLLMAPVLSFTAEEAWGHLPGARTESVFLADLPDPPPVSIDKSFYAEWELLWRIRGEVTKALELARKEKRIGLALDAKVLIKPPEDMADFLEGRRELLRTITIVSQLDLMSVEPDPGDSAVWQSDEIEGLAVKVIRASGEKCARCWTWSEDVGKDPSWPDVCGRCAGVLRNLMIQ is encoded by the coding sequence ATGGACTACAAAAAGACACTAAGCCTTCCCAGGACACGCTTTCCGATGAAGGCAAATCTCGCCCAGCGGGAGCCTGAAATACTCAGGCGCTGGAAGGCCATGGACCTTTACGGACAAATGAGAGACCAGGGAAAGGGGCGTCCCCTTTTCATACTTCATGACGGTCCTCCATATGCAAATGGCCGCATACACCTGGGACATGCGATCAACAAGGTCCTGAAGGACATAATTGTAAAATCTTACCATATGATGGGATTTGACACCCCGTATGTACCGGGTTGGGACTGCCACGGGCTGCCCATTGAGCACAACGTTGAGAAAGACTTGGGATCCAAGAGGTTCGAGATGAGCAAGCTGGCCGTGCGCAAGGCGTGCCGGAAATATGCGGAAAGATTCGTACGCATACAGAAAGAAGAATTCTCAAGGCTGGGAGTATTGGGGGACTGGGACAACCCATATCTCACAATGTCCCATGATTACGAGGCCTCCATCTGCAGAGAATTCTGCCGCATATTTATGGATGGCCGCATATTCAAGAGTAAAAAACCGGTCTATTGGTGTCCTGGCTGTATGACTGCCCTGGCAGAGGCTGAGGTAGAATACGCCCCCCACAGGTCTCCTTCCATTACGGTAAGATTTGCAGCCGGGGATAGCCTCAATCAGTGGCTTAAGGAGCGTTTTGGAATGCTCGCTGGTCCTGCCTTTGCACTCATCTGGACCACTACTCCCTGGACCCTGCCTGCCAACATGGCAGTGGCACTGCACCCTGACTATGACTACGTGGTGGCTGAAGTCCGGGTTGGGGGAAAAAAAGAAGTCTGGATACTGGCTGAGGGAAGGCTGCTTTCCACCCTGCTTGCCGCCGGTCTTGAGCAGAAAGATGCCAGGGTCCTTGGTACATTCAGGGGCGGGGACATCGAAGGAATGCATGTGAAGCACCCATTCCTGGAAAAAGAAGGTCTCCTTATTGTCGCCACGTATGTTACGCTGGATACGGGCACAGGTTGTGTTCATACAGCCCCGGGCCACGGAGCGGATGACTATGAAAGCGGTATCAGATATGGTCTTGATATCTATTCCCCTGTAGACGACCACGGCAGGTTTACATCAGAGGTAAAGGAATTCGAAGGGGAAGACATATTTAATGCAAATGACAGGATCGTCGAAATGTTGAGGGATAAGGGCAGCCTTGTGGCTCATGAGACCATTGAGCACAGTTATCCTCACTGCTGGCGCTGCAAAAAGCCTGTAATTTTCCGGGCGACTGCCCAATGGTTTATCTCCATGGATGCAGGGGCGCTGCGTGAAGAGGCCTTGCGCGCCATAGAGACGGTCAGATGGATACCGGATTGGGGAAAAGAGCGTATCTACGGAATGGTGGAGACCAGGCCTGATTGGTGCATTTCCAGACAGAGGGCCTGGGGCGTCCCTATAACGGTCATTATCTGTGAAGATTGCGAAGGACCTGTAATGGATCAGGCAATAGCGGACCGCATAGTAGAAATCTTTGAAAAAGAAGGCTCTGATACATGGTTCGCAAGGCAGGCAGAGGAATTCCTCCCTCCCGGAGCTGCTTGTCCTAAGTGCGGCGGCACGAGAGTCCGCAAGGAGACCGATATACTGGATGTCTGGTTCGATTCAGGAGTGAGCCATGCAGCGGTCCTGGAGACACGGAAAGGGCTTTCCTCTCCGGCCGCCCTTTATCTGGAAGGAAGTGACCAGCACAGGGGATGGTTCCAGAGCTCACTTCTCACCAGCGTGGCGACCAGGCACCAGGCACCTTATAAGGCAGTGCTTACCCATGGTTTTGTTGTGGACGGAGAGGGGAAGAAGATGTCCAAGTCAGTGGGGAATGTCATCCCGCCGGCTGATGTCATCAAGAAATACGGAGCAGAGGTGCTGAGGCTCTGGGTCTCGGCAGAGGACTATCGGGATGACATAAAGATCTCTAACGAGATACTTCAGCGCCTGACTGAAGCGTATAGGAAGATCCGTAATACCATTCGTTACCTTCTCAGCAACCTGTCTGACTTCGACCCGGAAAAACATTCTTTGGATTTTGACCGGATGGAGGTCCTTGATCGCTGGGCACTGGTGAGACTTGGAGAAATCACTACAAGGGTCAGACATGCATACAAGGAGTTTAAGTTTCACGTCGTGTTCCGCCAGATACAACAGTTCTGTACAGTTGACCTGAGCGCCCTCTACCTGGATATCTTAAAAGACAGGCTCTATTGTGAATATCCGGAGGGCCGTATTCGTCGCTCCGCGCAGACAGCCATCTATCGTATTGTCCATGATGTATTGCTTCTCATGGCCCCGGTACTTTCATTTACCGCCGAGGAGGCCTGGGGCCACCTGCCCGGCGCCAGGACCGAGAGCGTTTTTCTGGCGGATTTACCCGATCCCCCGCCCGTATCCATTGATAAATCGTTTTATGCTGAATGGGAACTCCTATGGCGAATCCGGGGAGAAGTTACAAAGGCACTGGAGCTTGCCAGGAAGGAAAAACGGATAGGCCTTGCCCTGGATGCCAAGGTCCTGATAAAGCCTCCGGAAGATATGGCGGATTTTCTGGAGGGGCGCAGGGAACTATTAAGGACTATCACCATTGTCTCTCAGCTTGACTTGATGAGCGTGGAACCCGACCCGGGAGATAGCGCCGTATGGCAAAGCGATGAGATTGAAGGGCTTGCTGTCAAGGTTATCCGGGCATCGGGTGAAAAGTGTGCCAGGTGTTGGACCTGGAGTGAAGATGTGGGCAAAGATCCTTCATGGCCTGATGTGTGCGGCCGGTGTGCGGGAGTACTCAGGAATTTGATGATTCAGTGA
- a CDS encoding CDP-alcohol phosphatidyltransferase family protein, whose protein sequence is MINWSFSDWCRDRFKPYLLSVARFLGGLGLSPNMVSIIGLIAYGASGLALGMGHPAVAGWLLAVFGPLDAVDGMLAREQGQVSPFGAFLDSTVDRYAEFFLFLGLMTYLILHRQGGLLEAALVLSAMTGSLLVSYTRARAEALGFNCKVGVLTRFERLFLLAVGLIFGWIYPILVILAVFTHITALQRIIHVYKQSSD, encoded by the coding sequence GTGATTAATTGGTCTTTCAGCGACTGGTGCCGTGACCGGTTCAAGCCCTATCTGCTTTCAGTGGCCCGTTTTTTGGGAGGGCTCGGCCTTTCTCCCAATATGGTCAGCATCATCGGGCTTATTGCCTATGGAGCAAGCGGCCTGGCACTCGGCATGGGGCATCCGGCGGTTGCCGGCTGGCTGCTTGCCGTATTCGGGCCCCTGGATGCTGTTGACGGAATGCTCGCCAGGGAGCAGGGACAAGTCAGCCCCTTTGGCGCCTTTCTTGACTCGACGGTGGACAGGTATGCCGAGTTCTTTCTCTTTTTGGGGCTGATGACCTATCTGATACTACACAGGCAGGGCGGGTTGCTCGAAGCGGCCCTTGTGCTTTCCGCAATGACCGGGTCTCTCCTTGTCAGCTATACCAGGGCCAGGGCAGAGGCCCTGGGTTTTAACTGTAAGGTGGGAGTCCTTACCAGGTTTGAACGTCTGTTCCTCCTTGCCGTGGGCCTTATCTTCGGCTGGATTTATCCAATTCTGGTAATTCTTGCGGTCTTTACCCATATAACCGCCCTTCAGCGTATTATTCACGTATACAAACAATCAAGTGATTAA